A genomic segment from Solenopsis invicta isolate M01_SB chromosome 5, UNIL_Sinv_3.0, whole genome shotgun sequence encodes:
- the LOC105200032 gene encoding feline leukemia virus subgroup C receptor-related protein 2, giving the protein MEDKSLSEVLTVKDPAKITKSNEPSDVEPLKLKVYKKRWLILIIYMIYNGTNSSQWIEYSIISNIVTRYYGVSSLMVDWTSMSFLVIYMVFVFPASYVTDKYGLRWSAIIGAALNCIGSWIKIFSVHPDMFYVAFIGHSIVALAQTLVLPIPGRLAAQWFPSTEHSTATSLGIFGNQLGVSLGFLSGPMIVKNHDSLDDIGKDLTRLCWIIAIIGSIVFGLVLILFQNEPKLPPSETRALQKLNRAKKREEFMAPIKRLCRNKNYIMLCNCYGLNVGVLNAVSTLLNQIFLAHFENGEEDAGRIGLAIILTGMAGSVSFGIILDKTHKFKETAVTVYFLTFVGQVLFAVSICMGIKWMVYVSAIFLGFFMSGYLTLGYDLCTEFTYPESENIPAGFLFITASIYGIILIIIFGIILNAYGDIPVHIGFCLTLLLGAILTAITKDEQRRQDARKKAQYEGIAKMEKNVDGVPETTQLTNSVN; this is encoded by the exons ATGGAAGATAAAAGTCTGAGTGAGGTACTTACGGTAAAAGATCCggcaaaaataacaaaatcgaATGAACCGTCTGATGTTGAACCGTTAAAACTGAAGGTGTATAAAAAGAGATGGCTAATACTCATCATCTATATGATTTATAATGGAACGAATTCTTCTCAATGGATAGAATATTCGATTATAAGCAATATAGTTACTAG GTATTATGGAGTGTCTTCGTTAATGGTTGACTGGACTTCGATGTCATTTTTGGTGATTTATATGGTGTTTGTATTCCCAGCATCGTACGTGACAGACAAGTACGGTTTGCGATGGAGCGCTATTATAGGCGCCGCTTTAAATTGTATAGGTTCCTGGATAAAAATCTTTTCCGTCCACCCCGACATGTTTTACGTCGCTTTTATCGGTCACTCGATAGTCGCGCTCGCGCAG ACATTAGTCCTGCCGATTCCGGGCCGCTTGGCCGCGCAATGGTTTCCTTCTACCGAACATTCAACCGCCACGTCTTTGGGTATTTTTGGCAATCAATTGGGAGTATCGTTGGGTTTTCTCTCAGGGCCTATGATAGTGAAGAATCACGATAGTCTGGATGATATCGGCAAAGATCTGACACGATTATGCTGGATCATTGCAATCATCGGCTCGATTGTATTCGGTCTGGTTCTTATAC TATTTCAGAATGAACCGAAACTACCGCCGAGCGAGACGCGGGCGCTGCAAAAATTAAATCGGGCGAAGAAAAGAGAGGAGTTTATGGCGCCCATTAAAAGGCTCTGCAGGAACAAAAACTACATTATGCTCTGTAACTGTTACGGTTTAAATGTCGGAGTACTGAATGCCGTGTCTACATTACTCAATCAGATATTCCTCGCACACTTCGAG AATGGAGAAGAAGACGCAGGCAGAATTGGCTTAGCTATAATTCTGACTGGCATGGCAGGATCCGTTAGTTTCGGTATCATCCTTGATAAGACGCACAAATTCAA AGAAACTGCCGTGACtgtatattttcttacatttgttGGTCAAGTATTATTCGCGGTGTCTATTTGCATGGGTATAAAATGGATGGTATACGTGTCGGCGATTTTCTTAGG GTTTTTTATGTCGGGATATCTGACATTGGGATACGACTTGTGCACTGAATTTACGTATCCAGAATCGGAGAATATACCTGCGGGATTTCTCTTCATAACAGCCTCTATTTACGGCATTATACTCATTATAATATTTGGAATAATACTAAACGCATATGGCGATATTCCGGTGCACATCGGTTTTTGCTTGACTTTGCTGCTAGGTGCTATCTTGACCGCAATAACGAAAGACGAGCAAAGACGACAAGATGCGAGGAAGAAAGCTCAGTACGAAGGAATTGCGAAAATGGAGAAAAACGTCGACGGTGTTCCAGAAACTACTCAACTAACTAATAGCgttaattaa